The Theropithecus gelada isolate Dixy chromosome 3, Tgel_1.0, whole genome shotgun sequence genomic sequence GGAGAAGACTTGCAAAGGAGGATAAAGCCCGGACGTGGAGGGCTCGAGGTGGGCTTGGACTGCTGGAGGTGCTAAGAAACAGTTTCCTTCCTCCTCAGATCTCTCCGCAGCCTGCGACAGGCCAGGTTTCCCAAGCAACTCATCTGGCTGGGTTAAGAGGGGCCAGAGAGggtctggggtgggggagggaaggcTGAGGCCCCAGCTTGTCCCTGCAGCTGCTCGGGTTCCAAATGCCTGGAAGCCTGGACTCGTTCCCACCCAGCCGAggcaggctgcagagagctgtctCCTTTAAGCCGGCCCCGGCGTTTACCCCAGAACCACAGGTTCTGCCCCGGCTGCCCTGAGGCTGGCCTCATGGGGAGGGCGCCCCCCACCCCCGCAGCGTGCCCCTCCCCTCCACGCAAgcgagcccagcctggccccctCACAGTCACGTGTCCCTCGTGGAGGCCACTCCACGAGTCACAAGGCAGAGTTTCCATTGGCGTCAAACGTACGTGGATGCTGGATCTGGGATGGACAGGAGCCAAGAGGGGAAAAGCCAGTTTTAGAAAATTCACATGCCTGGGGGTTACAGAGGGCAGACCCTCGAGGGCACCACATCCCCATGGCAGGGGTGGGAATGGCCCTTGGGGCATAGACCCAGTACGTGTGCACACTCTCCCTCTCTGTCCATCAttcccacacacacatgcacacgcacacacaagcacacacacgcacacatgcgcacacacacgcacacacactcccCACTGACTGAGGAGGCCACACAAACCCAGGCCTGAGCCCCAGCCCACTGCCTGCAGGTTCAGACACTTGGGCACGTTTCTCAGCCatttggagcctcagttttcccatctgggAAATGGGGACAGTGATATCTCAGAGACACTGTAGCCATCACCGGAGGGGACCACAGACCACTCTCGGCGGGGGTGCCAGGCATCGTGTTCGCATCTGGTGAGGAAGGGTCTAGCCTGACCCTTGGCTTCCTCCATCCCAGATGTCCCTTGAGGCATGTGGCCTGGGGTGTGGGATCcagagaggaagggagacaggCCAGGATGCACGGTGACCCCAGGTGAGGCCCACAGACCCGGGTAGATGACCACCACTCCCACTGGAATCCTCAAGACTGGAGCAGCCAGGAAATTCTGTCCAAGCCGAGTCCCTGGGTCTGCGAGACCTTGCACTCCACCTCACAGGGGTCGCCTGGGTTTGTGGTCTCTGGCCAGGTGGGTGTGGGAGCCTCTCTCCTCCAGCTCAGTCTCACACTACACCAGAAAGGGAAGGGCAAGAGCACTCCCTCAACCCAGAAGACCCCCACCCAGATCAAGAGACCACCCAGGCTACAATCAACTCCGATGGTGCTTTTAATCACCCCAGCAGGAATGGCGACTGTAAACAGACATTCAACGACTTCCAGAGACACACACACCTCCCGGGCAAAACTGTGTTTCCATAAACCTTGTAGAAGTGACTCGGAGAGCTGGCTGAGTGGGGGCCGCCTGGACACCAGTGTGCAGGCACCGAGTCCTCAGCACCGCCACACTCAGCCGTCCTGCGAGCCCCAGACCCTGGAACACTCCAGCTGCCTCTCCACTTGTCTAGCGGGATGTTTCCTCCCAGTGCCCCCATTACCCCACACCCCCGTCTTCTTCTGGGCTCCCGGTGGCTCCCCCAACACTTGCTCTGCTGATGGGTGCATTCTCCCCAAGTCTGGCCGTGAAGCCATCCTGGTTGCCTCGGTTTCCCCTGCTGGCCAGGCAGTCACCAGTGCCTCAGTGGGAATGCCACTCTTTGCCACCACCCGGCCTGGGCTCAGTGGGATGCCTGCACCTCCCCACGTTGCACTCCTCCAGCCCGTTCTCTGGACACTCGGATGAGAACAAGGCTACTGGTCAGGGGTGTGAGGGCAGGGATCAGCCTCAGAGACCATCCCATCTCTGTGAGTGTCCTGCAGCTGCCAAGCAAAGTGCCACCAAAGGGGCAGCTGAgaccaacagaaatgtattccctCTTGGTTCTCAGGCCGGAAACCCGAGCTCAAGGCGTCAGGAGAGCCAGCCCTCCTCTGTCAGCTCCAGAAGAGAATCCGTTTCTCGCTGTCCCAGCTTCTGGTGTTGCTGGCAACcattggcattctttttttttttttttttgagacggagtctcgctttgtcgcccgggctggagtgcagtggccggatttcagctcactgcaagctccgcctcccgggttcacgccattctcctgcctcagcctcccgagtagctgggactacaggcgcccgccacctcgcccggctagttttttgtattttttagtagagacggggtttcaccgggttagccaggatggtctcgatctcctgagcttgtgatccgcccgtctcggcctcccaaagtgctgggattacaggcttgagccaccgcgcccggcccattggCATTCTTGACTTGTGGCTGCACTGCTCCCATCCCTGCCCCCGGAGTCACGTGGCCTTCTCCCTGGCCTTGCTGTGTGTCCCCTCCTCTTATAAGACTCCAGTTACTGGGTTTAGGGTCCACACAAATCTAGTCGGACCTCACCttgacttaatcacatctgcaaaggtccttcttccaaataaggtcacgttcCCCATTTCTGGGTAGATGTAAGTTTAGGGGGGCCGCTATGTAGCCCAGTGCCATCCTCCTACAGACCCCAGGATGGCTGAGGAATCCAGTCTCAGCTGAGATGCATCAGGCTGCTTAGGATCAGAGCCTGGACCACACTGAGCACTCACATTCTCTCCTGATATTCTTTCAAGCATGCCAGTAACGTCTGTTCCTGGAAACCCCAGGTCAATCCCCACCACCAGTGCTCCTGCTGCCTGGAGAAGAAAATGCTCCAGACCCCTCCTTGCCAGCCTGCTGGGTTCCCTCCAACCCAGGTCCAGCCCCCTTCTCCAGGGATTGATAAGACGCCATTTCCAGATACATTGTTAAGTGGCAAAAGCAGGCAGCAGTACGCAGTGACCCGTCTTGTGCGTAATAAAGtgtaaaaatatgcatatgtgcGTGTTTATTTATAGATGCAAAAGAAAAGCACTGGAAAGATAAAtcagaaactaataaaaatggtGACTTGACGTGTGTGTGGAGTTAGAAATGGAAGCCGCCCTGAAGATAAGTTGTCTTTAGTGTTTGACCCAGAACTATGTGAACGTTTTCCATATTCAAAACAATTTGAATGtgttaaaatttaagtttaaaagagAACATccttagaaaaggaaaacaacgAAAGTGGAAATTTATATAGAGTTTGTGACATAactgaaacaaacacaaaattatttcaagtgGCTTTAGAGTACAgaatttagacttttttttaactGGTGGCATGTATTTTAATGGCAAGAAAATCAAATGTATCGTTCAGTAGGTCTTAGTGTTAGTGTTAAGTCTGGCATcgttatttaaatgttttcctctTCTAGGATAAAGCCAGTAAGTAATTATGTGAATGATGTAAGGAACCAAAATTATTATTAccgaaagaaaaaatacacaaatacaaaatCCAATAGGTTAAGAGTAGCACTGTCATCTTAAATTTGAATTGGAAATGTGAATGTAATCTCATAACTTATTTATTCACTCTGATTGacgattgattgattgagacagggtcttactctgctgcacaggctggagtgcagtggcatgatcttggctcactgcagccttgacctcccgggctcaagccatcctccagcctcagtgtcTTGAGTATTTGGGACCACAAGTATGCcaatacacctggctaatttttgtgttttttgtagagatgagtttcaccatgttgcccaggctggtctcaaaactcctcagctccagcaatccacctgcctcagcctcccaaagtgctgggactccaggcgtgagccactgagcccagctaatctcatgaaagtgctgggattggccaggtgcggtggctcacacctgcaatcccagcactttgggaggccgaggtgggcggatcacgaggtcaggagatcaagaccatcccggctaacacagtgaaaccctgtctctactaaaaatacaaaatcttagccggccatggtggcgggtgcctgtagtcccagctgctcgggaggctgaggcaggagaatggcatgaacccgggaggcggagcttgcagtgagccgagatcatgtcactgcattccagcctgggcaatggagtgagactctgtctcaaaaaaaagaaaaaagaatttcatccACACACCAGCAACAAAGCACTCACAGCAAAAGACCTGACACTGTTAATTTTTTATGGAAATAAGAGATATCATACAGTTCTCCTATTTTCTATGTTTGGAAATTGTCATCATAAACAGAGGTGTACAAGGCTAGGGAATGAGGGGCCCTGTCCCCACCTGCGGCATCCCTGCTTTGTTTGCTGAAGCTCTCGTCCCCAACCCCGAGGTCTCACTCTGGTTATGGCCCCAGcctttttcctcccctccttcctgcaCCCTTGCCAGCTGCTTGGCGCCGGTGAAGTGTGTTTATCAAAGCTCCTGGCCCAGCCTTGCTGACTCAGAGAACCTGATGAAGGAGGGGAGAGTTGAGGAAGAGAAGGTGCAGCCGGGGGTCACTGGGGCTGGAGGGCCTCAGAAGCCACTGGCAGGAGGAGTGCCCTGGCTCTGTGCTCTGGGAACGAAACTCAGCCTTCCTCTCGCTGCTTGCTTGTCCCTGGAGTCAGGGGCGTGTCTCCCACCACACGGAGGCAACGCCCACATGTGTCCCCAGTTGCACTGAGATACGCCCAAGGGTGGTACCCGCAAGGTGCACACACCGGTGACAGGTGACATGCCCAACAGCAGCTAAGCTGGTACACCGGTGTGTGGGGGAGGGGTAACACCAACTGGATTTTCCCCACTGACCTCGCCTGGACATCCCCCACACTGAGACTCAAATCGTCTCTCATTCCTGATGTCTCATCTGCTGACTGGCCGTGACGTCTAACTGGTCgtccttctctctttcccagtGTTTTCCTGCCAACAGGAATTGAGATCTAAAGGTCTGGTGAGGCTCAGCTTCACTGCTGAACCAGAAGAATGAGATTCAGGTGGGAGATCCCAGGCACTGGCTCCCCGGGCTGGCCTCCCCCAGGGCTGGCCTATCTCAGGGCCTGGTCAGGGCTGCAGCTGCCCCACCCCAAGGCTCACCCCTCCCTAGTGAGGGGATTTGGAGCCGGACCTTGTCTCACTGGTGGGAGGGGACAGACCAACGTTTTAAAGCAACAGGGGACATGAGGCATCCACGCATTTCACTCGGATGTTTAGGAGATAACCTTGCAAGTGTGCAGATTCCCTTATGACAATATTCCCTACAAGTGTCATAAATCTATAATAGCGAAGAGTCAAAAACAACCCACATTTCCTAAAGCAACCCTGAAATAAGGCCATGTCATGTCAGAAAGGAATATTTAATGACACAGAAAAATGCTCTGATACATTAAATTGGAAAGGGAAGCAGGTGTACAGGATGGCTCCAATTTGTATTACActctattatgaaaaataagcTGGAAGAAAAGACACGCACGTTTGTCAGAACTGACATCTGCCGGACTGTGGAACGGAAGGCGATCGTCACCTGTGTTCCGTAGGACTTTCCTGTATGACTGCACGGCTAACAGCGCGTCTCCCTCACTCCGGTGCTGTTCTCGGAATCCTGTCTAGAGCTATACAGGTGACTCGTGGGTATTACGATTGACACTttgcaaaagaggaaactgaaatttaaatatgaagGCAGCCCAGCTGGGGAGCAGCTGAGTCAGGATCCCAGCCCGAGGCTCTGCAACAACAGCACCCCAGAGGCACCATGTGGCTTGGGGACCTCTGCACATGCAGCTTCCCCACCCTGAGGCTTCCAGTGGGATTTGTCTGGGTGTTGGGAGCTCTAACCATGAAACGGCTCCTCTATACCCAGATCCATGGGTGAGGAGCGAGGTTTGTGCCCCTCGGGCCCTGACAGTGCCCAGGCCAGGGGGCCATTCCTGGGAGTGCCCAGCCAGCCCCGAGCCTCAGCAAGTCCAGCAGAGCCCATGGATGTTGGGGATCCCAGTCTTCCACTCTGCATGCCTGGGGTGAGCCTCGAGGTGGGGCAGCTGCAGCCCTGGCTGGGCCCTGAGAGGAGCCAGCCTGGGGAGCCAGTGCCTGGAATCTTCCACCTGAATCCCACTCTTCTGGTTAAGCACTGGCTTCTTCGGCTTAGGTCCCTGGAAATAAGAGACACTTTAGAGAGGGGATCACATTTTTGGTCTCCCTGAGCCCCGCTGGGTGCTTTCCATGCACTCCTTGTAccacccactttacagataagaggACCTAGAGTGGGGACCTGGCCAGGGTTACATGGGGTGCAAGGACCAGGCAGGATCTGAACACAGGCCTGTCCATGATGAAGTCCTGTGAGCACCAACCACAGTGGTGACCAGAAGGCAAAAGGAGCATTTGAAGCCAGGGATGTGCAGGTGGAGGCCAGCACCCAGGAGAGTGGCCTGCATGCGGTGGCCTCAGCTTCCAGGGGGTCCTGTGGGCACAGGGCTCTGGGCTGACTCAGAGCTGGTGGATGCAGAGGTTAGCTCCCTCCCATGCATAGCCAGGCTCTGACCCAACTTTAGTCCCTGGGGACAAGAGGGGCTGGGAGAGCCCTGCCCACCCAGGGGGCAGTCTGCCGCTGATCAGGAGAGGGCCAAGGGGTAGGGGGTGTCCCATGCGCACCCTGAGAATTGCACCAGGCTCAGGGAGCAACCTCAGCCCTCCTCGTGCAGAGCTGCAGCGGACAGTGCCAGCCCTCGCTGGCCCTCACGCACGCAGGATGCCCCCAACACGGCTCGAGGCCTTGCAAGACATTGGGAACCAGGACATCTAAACCCTGTTGGCTTCCGCGGTGTCAGAGCCTCACCCCAACCAGAAGGCTCGTCGGGGACGTGGTCATGTGGTGTCTCCCTGAGCTAagagtgactcgggaggctgcagtCAGACCAGGGTGACCTGGCCTGCCGAGTGACGGTGCTCAAAGAAGGACCCTTCAGCTCCTCCCTGCCAGGGGTGGGGCGGAGTCTCCCAGGGGTCCTCTCTGGGAGTAGGAGGCCTGGGGGGCAGGAGTGGGGTCCCAGCAGCCTCTCCCCCGGTGGCAAGGTGTGTATGGCTGCGGAAGCCCTGGTTCTGTTTCCTTGTCTCTGACATGGGGCTGATGGCGGTGCTTCCCCTCCTCGGGGAAGACGGAGGCACAGATGGGGAGAGGCGGCCAACAAGCCCTGGAGCACCAGAGCCGCCAGGAgctgcaggaggcaggagggacgCCCCTCAGCCTTCATGGAGAGTGTGCCTCCATCTTGGTCCTCTGGTGTCCAGAGCTGGGAGAGAAGAcctttctgttgtttgaagccactcaTTCTGGGGCACTTTGCTAGGGAAGCCCAGGAAACTCAGCAAGCATGGAGCTGGAGCCACCTGAATGACTCACAAGCAAGGACAAGAGGAGTGGACCCCGGGCATTCGGGGAAAGCTTTGAAAGATCCGCCTGCTCCCTCGGCACGCAGAACAGGTCTTAGGGAGGGGCTGAGGGGTGTCTGCTCTGTAGGAGCAAGCTCGTGAACCTAGGGCTGGAACGGCAAGGCCCCAGCAAAGCCAGAGCCTGGGATGGGGAGCTGAGGGTGCAATCAGCTTGTCCCTGGGAAGGTGATGTAGGGATTCCCAGCCTCGCAACACATCCATCATCTGGGAGTTACCTCAACTATGTGGAAATGCAGATCTCCAGGCTCCCACAAGCAGCTTTGGGACAGAGCCCAAATGGGTGCATTTAGCAGCTCCCGCCTGACTCGGATGCAGGGCAGACCCACGGCACCTCCCAGTAGGTCAGCACGTATGGGGTCACTAGGCCAGCGCAATGCTCCCCTTTTCCTAGTAGGTCATCGCGTCTGAGGTCACTGGGCTAGCGCAGTGCTCCCCTTTTCCCCGTGAGGTCAGCGCGTCTGGGGTCACTGGGCCAGCGCAGTGCTCCCCTTTTCCCAGTAGGTCAGTGCGTCTGAGGTCACTGGGCCAGCGCAATACTCCCCTTTTCCCCGTGAGGTCAGCGCGTCTGGGGTCACTGGGCCAGTGCAATACTCCCCTTTTCCCTGTGGCAAAGTGAAtgtggaggccgaggcgggagcaCGGCTGGCATCCACTGAGTGCCACCCTCCCAGCACAGGGCCAGAAGATGCACAGCAGGTGGCCTGGCTCTGCCATGCGGGCAGAGCATAGGCAGGCCACAGCAGGGACCCGGGCACCTCGCCGGGACAGGCTGGGGATGCCTCCTCCACTCTCCCCAGCCCGTCCTCATAGAGCACCTGTGGGGCTCCTCCTGAGCCCAGGGAGACCCAGGCCCACATGGGCAGCAGTGTGGCTGGTATGTCATTGCAGCCAGGAAAATAACCTGGGAAATGACGGAAAATGCAGCCAGGCCGCACCCCTGCGTGCCCAGCCCCTTCTCAGAAGGACGGAGGAGGTTTATCTCAGGCCGGCTCCCACGGGCAGCTGGAAACCACCCAGCTCCACGGCCAACCTGCTGCCTGAATGACCGACATGTGGCCGTTCGGCTGCCAAGCTGGCTGGCTGCAAGTGCAAAGCTGGCTGAACAAAGCAGGCCATTACGAAGCAATACAGAAGGCATTTCCCCGCAACCAGGGCCAGCGGGCTGGCGCCAAAGGAGGCTGGCCATGCACTTCAGTCAGCACATTCATTCTCAAGGTCCTGTTTAGCAGGCTGCAGCGCGGGACAGCATGTCTAAGACCTCCATGGCAGGGAGCAGACAGGGCTGAGTCAGGGCGGCCAAGGGGTCACGGTCTGGAGAGGACTTAGACTCTCTGTACTGTTTCAGGCTCCGCTCTGCTTGGCAGAAGGCTCCAAGAGCCCTTCCCATGCGCAAGTCTCTCCCGTTTCCTCCACTAGCCCATCGCCagccatgcattcattcactcactcatcaaACCTACaatgagcatttactatatgccaggcactgtccaaGGTACTGGGGACACAGCTGAGAATCAGCCACACTCCTGTCCCCCACTGGGACCCCTCTGCCCCGGCCATGTCTCCAGGGCTCCCTACAGCCTGCACCCGCCATTTTGCTccccccctctccccacctctctgGCAGTCACTCTTACTTCTGTCCTGCggccttcccagcctcctggctccctccccatttcctcccacACTGCTGATCTCCCGATGAAATCCTCCTGCCCGTCATCCTGTCTTGGCATCTGCCTCTCAGTGGCCCTGGGCTCACAGTCTGGCCACTGCAGCTGAGTGTCCCACTGGCTCAGGTGTGGCAACATGGAGATTGAAAGGCTCTGAACCAGGCACCAGGAGCCTGGTCCCCAGGCCAGCCCTCCGTAAACCAGCTTTGTGGCCTCGGACAACCCCAGGCCCATCCTGGGTCTTGCTGCCTGGAGAAAGGAGGAAGCCGGGCAGACAGTCTCCAAGAGCTTTCAGCCTCCGCACTGCACGGCTTCTGTTTGGTTTCTGGCCGGGCCCAGGGCTCTGCCTGCAGCATGGGGCTGCGCGTGGAGCCACGGTGATGGGTCCTCCCGCCCCTTCGGCTGTCATCACCGGCCCAGGTGCCCTTGCCACACAGCACCATTTCCAACAGTGAAGGCCTTCATGTGGCACCTGTCGGGGCAACGTGGCCAGCACAGGCTGGGCTGGGGGAGAAAGGGTGCTGAGCAGCTCTGTGCCCTGTGACTTTGTGGGTCTGCCGGGTTGTCCTTATCTTGAAGACACTGTATTTTTGACTCCTATAAAGCAGTGGAGATAAGACTGGCTCTGAGATGTATTATAACCCCTTGAGTAGAGCCAGGGGGCAGAGCTGCCTCCTACGTGGTTTCCATGAGCATGGATAAGAAATGCCGCCGTGAGTGGAAACAAGGTCTGTGGATGGGCTCATAGGCTGTGGTTCCAAGCCCATGCCCCTCTCCAGAGGGAGTGGACCAGGGGAGGGTGGTAGAAGCATCCAGCAAGGGTCGGGGTGCCCCACCGGCCTGAGCCCCTGCTTTGGAAGCACCTGGAAGACAGATCTTGGGGCCCTGTGGAGCCAACCTGGGGTTGCCACCAAGGGCTCGTTTCGAAAATGTCTCCAATCCAACAGCAAGGTTTCGGGGGTCCCTGAGCCTCAGCCAGGTTCAGTTGCCTGAGTCACACCTGCTGAGGCCACTGTGCAGGTGCAGGCCCCACCCACAGGCACCCCCTTTTGGCCCACCCAGCTCCATCTCCCACCCAGGGGCGTCGCCCTGCATGGCTCTCCCAGCGGCACATCTGAGCTCCACCCAAGGCCCCCTCAGGCTCCAGAAGAGGAGACAAACCCGGAAGCCCCCACATAGAGGCCGGATGTGGTCAGGGGAGGGTTGGAAAGGAGGGACAGGCCTCCCACTGGGCGTTCCCCTGGCCTCATGGGCCCGAATTCACTGAAGCCTGGACCCACGCTGGAGCCACATGGCCAGTTCTGAGGGTGGTGCCTGGGATAGCTCTCAGGATGGTGAGGCCTGGTGGCCTCTGTGCTCCATGTAGAGAAACAGCTGAGAAGGACGCTCCTCTCTCAAGGCagtgaggggaggagaggagacgGCGGACAATCTGTCTTACCCGGCCTGGGCCCCAGGCTCGGGGGCCCTCCGTGACTCACTATTCAGGCATCGGAAGGGCCCCTGGGAGGGATTTGTGAACATGTCCCCAGGCCTTGGAGGAGAAACCACAAGGGTACCCTGAAgccaactcctggcctccaccAAGAAAAATGAGCTCAGAGAGCACAGCCAGCACAGTGCCAGGGCAGGGGGGCAAGGACCAGCTCAGCCTCTGGGAGGAAGGAGCCCAGGCAGTGGCCTCGGCTGGGATTGGGTGCTGGGAGCTCCAGGACCCAGGGGCCCCCATCCTCAACAGAGGGATCAGAAATGCTGGGCAGCAGGGCTGTGGGAGCGCTGACCCTGAGGGAGTCACGGGGACAGTGAGAACAGGGAATTGTCATGTGACCCAGGGCTGAGTGGAGGAAGTGCCCCCACCTGGCCATGGTGATGCAGGAGCCATCGGTGTGGGCAGAAACCCGGGGTGGACAGTGGGCCGGGGTGCCTGGGCTCTCTTGGGGCCAGGTGACCAGCTCACAACTGAAACTGATGGTGAAACATTTCATCCGTCGGGGTGTATGAGTCAGCTCAGCCTACGTGACAAAGCACCACCACGCTGGGGGGCTCGAACCTCAGAAATCCCTGACCTCACAGccctggaagccagaagtctgatCCCTGACCTCACAGccctggaagccagaagtctgatCCCTGACCTCACAGccctggaagccagaagtctgcAATGTAGGGGTGGTCAGGGCCAGCTCCTCCTGGGGCTGTGAGGCAGCCTCTGGTCCTGGTCTCTGCCAGCTTCTGGTGGCCTGAGGTGTTCCTGGAGATgaccgtcttctccctgtgtcttcagttTGTCCTCCCTGGACATGCCTCTCTATGTCCGAATCGCCCCTTTCAGTAAAGCCAGTCTTGTTGGGTCCAAcctgtgacctcatcttaacctgATCTGCCAGGACTCTGTTTCCAATGAAGGTCCCACTCACAGGTATTGGGGATTGGACTTCAGCACCTTTTGTGGGGAATACCATTCAAGCCATCATCTAGGGGAGGGGGGAAGCTGCAGGCCCCTGTGGGCAGCGAGAGGTTAACCTTGTGCCTGCAGGATGGGCCCCACCctcccagccttggcctccccacGGCCATGCACAAGCATGAACTTGCATCTGCTTTTACGAGCTGGAAATTTAACATC encodes the following:
- the LOC112621825 gene encoding LOW QUALITY PROTEIN: putative uncharacterized protein encoded by LINC00322 (The sequence of the model RefSeq protein was modified relative to this genomic sequence to represent the inferred CDS: inserted 3 bases in 2 codons; deleted 1 base in 1 codon), producing MVLLITPAGMATVNRHSTTSRDTHTSRAKLCFHKPCRSDSESWLSGGRLDTSVQAPSPQHRHTQPSCEPQTLEHSSCLSTCLAGCFLPVPPLPHTXPSSSGLPVAPPTLALLMGAFSPSLAVKPSWLPRFPLLARQSPXASVGMPLFATTRPGSVGCLHLPTLHSSSPFSGHSDENKATGQGCEGRDQPQRPSHLCECPAAAKQSATKGAAETNRNVFPLGSQAGNPSSRRQESQPSSVSSRRESVSRCPSFWCCWQPLAFLTCGCTAPIPAPGVTWPSPWPCCVSPPLIRLQLLGLGSTQI